One Fuerstiella marisgermanici DNA window includes the following coding sequences:
- a CDS encoding AAA family ATPase has protein sequence MISAIKIKNYRSFINAEAKLSPFTLVIGPNGAGKSNLLRCLRDVFWQNTPNRRGLWGKTPILPLAKQRHLNLASTPCEVQLYLASGTQVVIDENLRPPDGLINPNDLGWYSIDPRTVGLEEPIGPDAVVRTTGKGAVAVLDSLKTGDREDLFETIERHLREYVPTIAKISTRATSERGKILQVREHHINAPFPVSELSEGTRLVLIILCIVFQENAPKVILLEDIDRGLHPRLFQGVVEMLRTTTASTDSQIIATTHNPYMLDQFVDHEDEVLIVEKEDGGSTITSLASRLDSTDSMEQALGELWYGGFVGGVPKPR, from the coding sequence GTGATTTCGGCAATCAAGATCAAAAATTATCGGTCGTTCATCAATGCCGAAGCGAAGCTGTCGCCGTTTACGCTGGTGATTGGCCCCAATGGTGCTGGCAAGTCTAATCTGTTGCGATGTTTGAGAGATGTGTTTTGGCAGAACACCCCCAATCGCCGCGGCCTCTGGGGCAAAACCCCAATACTGCCACTGGCAAAACAGCGACACTTGAATCTGGCCAGTACGCCCTGCGAGGTTCAATTATACCTTGCGTCAGGCACTCAAGTGGTCATTGACGAAAATCTCCGACCACCGGACGGGTTAATCAACCCCAACGATCTTGGCTGGTACTCGATCGATCCCAGAACAGTCGGTTTGGAAGAACCGATTGGACCGGATGCTGTGGTTCGGACAACGGGTAAAGGTGCGGTTGCCGTACTCGATAGCCTCAAGACCGGTGATCGAGAAGACTTATTTGAGACGATTGAGAGGCATCTCCGGGAATATGTGCCCACTATCGCAAAAATCAGCACTCGTGCAACGAGCGAGCGTGGCAAAATCCTCCAAGTACGAGAGCACCACATCAATGCCCCGTTTCCCGTCTCTGAACTATCAGAAGGAACGCGGCTGGTCTTGATCATCCTTTGTATTGTCTTTCAGGAGAACGCTCCGAAGGTAATCCTTCTCGAAGACATCGACCGAGGACTTCATCCTCGACTATTCCAGGGAGTGGTCGAAATGCTGCGTACTACAACGGCGAGTACCGACAGTCAGATTATTGCGACGACTCATAATCCGTACATGCTCGATCAGTTTGTTGACCACGAAGACGAAGTCCTGATCGTTGAGAAAGAAGATGGCGGGTCTACGATCACGTCACTCGCAAGCCGCCTTGATTCGACGGACAGCATGGAACAGGCGCTAGGAGAATTGTGGTACGGTGGCTTTGTCGGAGGAGTGCCAAAGCCGCGATGA
- the rfbA gene encoding glucose-1-phosphate thymidylyltransferase RfbA, producing MNYFKKGIVLAGGTGSRLFPITHGISKQMAPVYDKPMIYYPLSTLMLAGIRDVLVISSPRDLGGFQKLLGDGAQWGMKFSYMEQAEPEGLAQAFILGADFVGDDHVALVLGDNIFYGRGFREILSNAASLETGATIFGYEVRDPERYGVVDFDENQKAVSLEEKPAKPKSNYAVPGLYFYDNDVVEISRNLKPSPRGELEITDVNRIYLEQGRLQVEILSRGFAWLDTGTHESLLDAGNFVAAIEKRMGLKISCPEEIAYYQGFIDRSGILSLADAYNNEYGDYLRHMADRKPGR from the coding sequence ATGAACTACTTCAAAAAGGGGATCGTCCTTGCCGGTGGCACGGGGTCTCGACTGTTTCCGATCACGCACGGCATCAGCAAGCAGATGGCGCCCGTGTACGACAAGCCGATGATCTACTATCCGCTGTCGACACTGATGTTGGCCGGCATTCGAGACGTGCTGGTTATCTCATCGCCACGCGACCTGGGCGGGTTTCAGAAACTGCTGGGTGACGGTGCTCAGTGGGGCATGAAGTTTTCGTACATGGAACAGGCCGAGCCGGAAGGGCTGGCTCAGGCTTTCATTCTGGGGGCCGACTTTGTGGGCGACGACCACGTGGCACTCGTGCTGGGCGACAACATCTTCTACGGCCGCGGCTTTCGCGAAATTCTCAGCAACGCCGCATCGCTGGAGACCGGAGCCACCATCTTTGGCTACGAAGTCCGCGACCCGGAACGCTACGGGGTGGTGGATTTTGATGAAAATCAGAAGGCCGTTTCGCTGGAAGAAAAGCCTGCCAAACCGAAGTCAAACTACGCCGTGCCAGGACTCTATTTCTACGACAACGACGTCGTGGAAATCTCCCGCAATCTCAAGCCATCTCCGCGCGGTGAATTGGAAATTACCGACGTGAACCGCATCTATCTTGAGCAGGGCCGTCTGCAGGTGGAAATTCTGTCTCGCGGCTTTGCCTGGCTAGACACGGGAACTCACGAATCGCTGCTGGACGCGGGCAACTTTGTGGCCGCGATCGAAAAGCGAATGGGCCTCAAAATTTCCTGCCCGGAAGAGATCGCCTACTACCAGGGTTTCATCGACCGCTCAGGCATCCTGAGTCTCGCCGATGCCTATAACAACGAATACGGCGACTACCTGCGGCATATGGCGGATCGGAAACCGGGCAGGTAG